A region from the Enterobacter roggenkampii genome encodes:
- the lpxA gene encoding acyl-ACP--UDP-N-acetylglucosamine O-acyltransferase encodes MIDKSAFIHPTAIVETGAIVGANAHIGPFCIVGPHVEIGEGTVLKSHVVVNGHTTIGCNNEIYQFASIGEVNQDLKYAGESTRVEIGDRNRIRESVTIHRGTVQGGGLTKVGSDNLFMVNAHIAHDCTVGDRCILANNATLAGHVSVDDFAIIGGMTAVHQFCIIGAHVMVGGCSGVAQDVPPYVIAQGNHATPFGVNIEGLKRRGFSREAITAIRNAYKLLYRSGKTLEEAKPEIAELAKKHPEVDAFMEFFDRSTRGLIR; translated from the coding sequence GTGATTGATAAATCCGCCTTTATTCATCCTACCGCCATTGTGGAAACGGGTGCCATCGTTGGTGCTAACGCCCACATTGGCCCGTTTTGTATTGTTGGACCCCATGTCGAAATTGGTGAGGGTACAGTACTGAAATCTCACGTTGTGGTGAATGGTCACACGACCATTGGCTGCAATAACGAGATCTATCAGTTCGCCTCCATCGGCGAAGTTAACCAGGATCTGAAATATGCTGGTGAGTCGACCCGTGTGGAAATCGGCGATCGTAACCGTATTCGCGAAAGCGTCACCATTCATCGTGGAACAGTACAGGGTGGTGGGTTGACGAAGGTGGGCAGCGATAACCTGTTTATGGTGAATGCGCATATCGCGCACGACTGTACCGTGGGTGACCGCTGTATCCTTGCCAACAATGCCACGCTGGCAGGACACGTATCAGTTGATGACTTCGCAATTATTGGCGGCATGACCGCAGTCCATCAGTTCTGCATCATTGGTGCGCACGTGATGGTCGGCGGATGCTCCGGTGTGGCGCAGGACGTCCCACCGTATGTGATTGCGCAGGGCAACCATGCCACGCCGTTTGGCGTGAACATCGAAGGCCTCAAGCGTCGTGGTTTTAGTCGCGAAGCGATTACTGCCATCCGCAACGCGTACAAACTGCTGTACCGTAGCGGTAAAACGCTGGAAGAGGCGAAGCCGGAAATTGCCGAACTGGCGAAAAAGCACCCGGAAGTGGACGCGTT
- the skp gene encoding molecular chaperone Skp, which translates to MKKWLLAAGLGLAMATSAQAADKIAIVNMGNLFQQVAQKTGVSATLENEFKGRASELQGMENDLQSKMQRLQRDGSTMKASDRSKLEKDVMAQRQAFSQKAQAFEQDRQRRSNEERGKLVTRIQTAVKAVAADQSIDLVVDANAVAFNSKDVKDITADVLKQVK; encoded by the coding sequence GTGAAAAAGTGGTTATTAGCTGCAGGTCTCGGTTTAGCGATGGCAACTTCTGCTCAGGCAGCAGACAAAATTGCAATCGTCAACATGGGTAATTTGTTCCAGCAGGTTGCACAGAAAACAGGTGTTTCTGCGACTCTGGAAAACGAATTCAAAGGCCGTGCAAGCGAACTGCAGGGTATGGAAAACGATCTTCAGTCCAAAATGCAGCGTCTGCAGCGTGATGGTTCTACCATGAAGGCAAGCGACCGCAGCAAGCTGGAAAAAGACGTAATGGCTCAGCGCCAGGCGTTCTCCCAGAAAGCGCAGGCTTTCGAGCAGGATCGTCAGCGTCGTTCTAACGAAGAACGCGGCAAGCTGGTGACTCGCATTCAGACCGCTGTTAAAGCAGTGGCTGCCGATCAGAGCATCGATCTGGTTGTTGATGCGAACGCCGTCGCTTTCAACAGCAAAGATGTTAAAGACATCACTGCTGACGTTCTGAAACAGGTTAAATAA
- the lpxD gene encoding UDP-3-O-(3-hydroxymyristoyl)glucosamine N-acyltransferase, which translates to MPSIRLADLAQQLDAELHGDGDIVITAVASMQSAKAGTITFMVSPKYREQLAQCQASAVVLTQDDLPFATVSALVVKNPYLTYARMAQILDTTPQPAQNIAASAAIDETARLGNNVAVGANAVIESGVELGDNVVIGPGCFVGKNTKIGAGTRLWANVSVYHDVEIGENCLVQSSTVIGSDGFGYANDRGNWVKIPQLGRVIIGDRVEIGACTTIDRGALDDTIIGNGVIIDNQCQIAHNVVIGDNTAVAGGVIMAGSLKIGRYCMIGGASVINGHMEICDKVTVTGMGMVMRPITEPGVYSSGIPLQPNKVWRKTAALVMNIDDMSKRLKSLERKIDQQD; encoded by the coding sequence ATGCCTTCAATTCGACTGGCTGATTTAGCTCAGCAGTTGGATGCAGAATTACACGGTGATGGCGATATCGTCATCACCGCTGTTGCGTCCATGCAATCTGCTAAAGCTGGCACGATTACCTTCATGGTAAGCCCTAAGTACCGTGAGCAACTGGCTCAATGCCAGGCGTCAGCTGTTGTTCTGACGCAGGACGATCTTCCATTTGCCACTGTAAGCGCGCTGGTAGTGAAAAACCCCTACCTGACGTATGCACGCATGGCTCAAATTCTTGATACCACGCCGCAACCGGCCCAGAACATTGCTGCCAGCGCAGCGATTGATGAGACGGCCAGGCTGGGTAACAACGTCGCCGTTGGTGCGAATGCGGTTATCGAATCCGGCGTCGAGCTGGGCGATAACGTCGTCATTGGCCCGGGCTGCTTCGTTGGGAAAAATACGAAAATCGGCGCCGGGACCCGTTTATGGGCCAATGTGTCCGTATACCATGACGTTGAAATTGGCGAAAACTGCCTCGTCCAGTCCAGCACCGTGATTGGTTCTGATGGCTTTGGTTACGCTAACGATCGCGGTAACTGGGTTAAGATCCCGCAGCTTGGTCGCGTTATTATTGGCGATCGCGTGGAGATCGGCGCCTGTACCACCATTGACCGTGGCGCGCTTGACGACACGATCATTGGCAATGGTGTTATCATCGATAACCAGTGCCAGATTGCGCATAACGTTGTGATTGGCGACAATACCGCGGTTGCGGGTGGCGTCATCATGGCGGGCAGCCTGAAAATTGGCCGTTATTGCATGATTGGCGGTGCGAGCGTGATTAATGGCCATATGGAAATCTGCGACAAGGTGACCGTGACGGGAATGGGCATGGTAATGCGTCCTATCACTGAACCTGGCGTCTATTCCTCCGGCATTCCGCTCCAGCCCAACAAGGTATGGCGTAAAACAGCAGCTCTGGTGATGAACATTGATGATATGAGCAAGCGCCTCAAGTCCCTTGAGCGCAAGATCGATCAACAAGACTAA
- the fabZ gene encoding 3-hydroxyacyl-ACP dehydratase FabZ, which translates to MTTDTHTLHIEEILELLPHRYPFLLVDRVLDFEEGRFLRAVKNVSVNEPFFQGHFPGKPIFPGVLILEAMAQATGILAFKSVGKLEPGELYYFAGIDEARFKRPVVPGDQMIMEVTFEKTRRGLTRFKGVALVDGKVVCEATMMCARSRES; encoded by the coding sequence TTGACTACTGACACTCATACTCTGCATATTGAAGAGATTTTAGAACTTCTGCCGCACCGCTACCCGTTTCTGCTGGTAGACCGTGTGCTGGATTTTGAAGAAGGTCGTTTTCTGCGCGCAGTGAAAAATGTTTCCGTGAATGAGCCGTTCTTCCAGGGGCACTTCCCTGGTAAACCTATCTTCCCGGGTGTGTTGATTCTGGAAGCGATGGCTCAGGCTACCGGTATTCTGGCGTTTAAAAGCGTCGGTAAACTGGAACCCGGTGAGCTGTATTACTTCGCGGGTATTGACGAAGCGCGCTTTAAGCGCCCTGTCGTGCCTGGTGATCAGATGATCATGGAAGTCACTTTTGAAAAAACGCGTCGTGGCCTGACTCGCTTCAAAGGCGTAGCGCTGGTTGACGGTAAAGTTGTTTGCGAAGCGACGATGATGTGTGCTCGTAGCCGGGAGTCCTGA